Below is a genomic region from Miscanthus floridulus cultivar M001 chromosome 1, ASM1932011v1, whole genome shotgun sequence.
ccgtcTAGGTACCGCTGGGCGGGCGTGGCGGTCAgacgggcttgctgctcgggcaggcggggTTTTATTCAGCTCTGCCGCGTCAagctcggtggcgcggcaggccctgcctcgtcagcggtcagcgattccggtcgccgccacgtcagccctttgCCGCTCTACCATGCATGGCTTGGCACagacatttggccgcgccagggcaataggcgcggccaaaagtgttagtttttttaaaaaaacccgaccgtgttagatttaaaattagttttaaaaaagtgttaaaaaattgAGAGGGATCGGTGCTGGGGCACCAAGGGCGTTATTACTCGAGTCTAATCGAGTCTCTTTGATGTAGTCGAACTCAACTAATGCAGTGGGGGAATTTGATGTAGTGCAGCTGACTTAATGGAAGAGCAGTGTTCTTGATGATAATGTTAATGATGTTAACGAGGACTGGTCGTCAGAGCAGTAACATAGCATCGTCTGGTTTGGCTAGAAGGCAACCTATTGTGAGACCCGTTATGAAGAACAAAAGCACGTGCAGGAGACCCGTTatgaagaacacaagcagtcGTGCTTCACAAAAAAACTTATCCGTACTTTTCAGGTGTAGTACACGTTCAGCCTGTTAGTATTGGAAACATATACATGCCTTTGAAGAGAGGAAGAAAAATCTAACTGGTTATCTATCCCAAGAGGAGTTGGTTCATATTATACATATACAGATAGTAGAACCGTCTACCTTCCCACCAACTATATCCTACGTACCATCTCTAGTCGTAACATTAAAACCCATTAGAAACGTATACATGCCTTTGAAATTTATTAGAATTCTTACATATGTGGGCTACGGGGCtagcatattatatatataaatccTAATAGTACAaggatatatataataataatatacaaTTGCGGTTACCTGCAAAGATTTCAAAGGTTGAAACCATTGACCTCTGACTCTAAGGGGAATGGGCAAAAACACAGggcttgttcggctggtattagaGTTGGCTGATAAATCGACTgaaactgttttgttgtgagagaaaaatattgtagattaGCCGATAAACCGACGGACGAACAGGCCCTGTACCGCCGAGTCCAGGCCTTGTGGGTAGTACGTAGTAGATCCCTTAGAAGCACGCACGACCCATCTGGCGTAGCTAGCTGTTCCGTATACTGAAAGAATACCGCGTGTTGGATTGGCGTGTGATGATTGGATTGGGGGAGCGAAAGCCAGAATATTCCCCCATGTGTGGAAACTGTGGCGTATAAACCAGGATTAGAAAAGGTACAAGCAAGCAGGCACAGGAGAGACGCAACGCAGGGTCGACGAGCGACGAACCGGCAACTGATACCAGGCTGGATGCGACTCCTAGCTGTTGCTTGGAAGCGAGAGAGAGATCAGGAGGGGAACACCGACACCCATGCCTTGCTTGCCCCTGCGGCCTGTGCCATTGGCCACAGAAAAGCCCACAACAAGGCTTTGTGCTAAAACAATGTCGCTAGCTTAGCCGCTTAGGTCCATGCAAACCTTTTTATGGCCAGATGGATGAAGCATTAGTTGGGATCAGATCAGATCACGCCGGATCATGGCGAGTGTTGGTGCTCGTGTTCCTTCAGTCCTCCTAATGCGCAGGCACAACCAGCTGGGCCCCAGTAGCTCCTCCATGATCACTGCTCGCACGGGACTGTCTGTGGCCACTAGCCAGGACGTGTGGGCGAGACGGCTACATGTATCGGCCTCATTCATTCATTGTTCGTCCATCGGCGCGCCCATACCCAACGTGCACCTGTCACACCTCTCTACCTCTGCGTGCATGTCCGTGTATCTCTCTCCCCCGCATTATCCTGAGACGAGTTAAGTATATTGATTGATTAAGCACGGAACATGCGAGTGTTTTGAGGCTGATCCGATGggcagccggccggccggcacCGCGCACGCCATGTTCGCCTCCATGTGGATGGGATGGGGCTCCCCCCACGCATCTGACCGCGATTTGTTGGTCGCCCGGAGCTTGGCTCGTTTCCTGGCGAACGCAAAACGCCAACGCACGCAGGTCGGCGGGCGGAACGGCCGAACCGGAGGGCGGGCTCGTTCGTTGCGCGGCAGCGTACGGCACCCCGCAGCCCCGCGCATGTGATCTGGGCGGCGTGCCGTTTGCCGGTGCGGGCAAACGGTTAGTGTTAGGCCCGCCGGTCCGGTGACGTCTCTGGCGACGCAGCCGTGACGGGATTGTGCGTTCAGCGGGAGGAGAGGTGTATTTGGGAAATTTGTACTGTTGTTGAGTGTTGATCATTAGGAAACGAAAGGAAATCGCACTGTTTCTACATATTTTTTGAGGTGCAGTCTTGTTAGATTTGATGGGAACACTCAAATATTTATGATCCAATACTACTATACTATTGAAATGCCCTGTGGATATGCCTTTACGCATTGTTTAGTTGGACCTTAAagtctaaaaagttgctacagtacctgtcacatcgaatgtttgcggcccgtgcatggagcattaaatgtagacgaaaagaaaaagtaattgcacagtttagtgagaaattgcgagacgaacgttttaagcctaattagtcaatgtttggacactatttgccaaataaaaacgaagataCTACAGTAACCCTAAAtttcaaatttcgcgaactaaacaagagcTTATTTACATACAAAGCATACAGGCCTAGTATGTTGCTAGTTTCTACAGGTCAATTGAGAGCGTAGTAGTTGGTGGCGGTGGTGGGTGACGATGGCTACAGTGGCGTATGCTTACCACATTACCAACTGGTCCACGGTGGCGCGCTCCattgctttctttctttctttctttaattATCGCCCACCAGCCGCGTTTGACATTTGAATTTGTCTCGACGCCAGCGAACAAACCCTTGCATTGCGGTAGGAGTATAACTAGCCGCCGATCTGAGGATTTATATATTCtacaagaagaaaaaaaaacgcaCCCCGAGTACTACTGCTACTTTAATTTCTCCTGCCATGCCTGACGACGGGACCTTGATACATATTTTTCAactagggcctcgtttagattgcaaatttttgcaatttgGACATTATAGcatgttttgtttgtatttgacaaactttgtccgatcatggataggctcaaaagattcgtctcgtgatttacaaccaaactgtgcaattagttatttttttacctacatttaatactctatgcatacatctaaaaattaatgtgacgaagagagagcgaaaaaactgaaattttgaggcaatctaaacaaggcctagctaTAGGAAGCCGCCATGTGCTTCTTCGGCGTTATTCCAGACAAATTCATGACATGATTAAGCTTTTTAGAAGCGGCTAAAAATGAGATCTTCTCTTTTGTTAACAAAATTAAAAATGAGatcaagccatcaaggcaagaaGCTGAGAATAGCCTGCCGACTGCCGTCCAGCTCGTTGCCTGCGTGTTACTGTGTCGTGCACACCACCTGGCCCTGCATGCCGAGAAACAGCAGCTAGCAGAGAGCGAGTCAACAGCATATTCCGTTCGTTACGGGACTGCCAATTTGGAACGAGGACGCAAATTGATTTCTTCTCATCGTTTCTGAAACTCTGTCATCAGAAAGTACATTTGGAACGAGGACGCAACTCCTGCGGGACGGAACCGCTTCCAGAATCCAGAGCTGACGAAGCAGAGCACACGTAAACTGACGACACGCAATGCCGCCGAGCCGGCAATCCTCCATGCGTGCCGCCGTGAGCCAGTGCCCATGGGTTTTGCCGGTTCTCTGGTAGAATGATACTACAAGTAACACGCTTCTAGTCTAACCCAGTGCCGCATGGGTCCGAGTTGGGCAGGTAACTAAGAGAGAGGTGGCGCTGGCGCGGAGGAGAGGGACACGTGAAGAAGACGAACCCCGTGGTCTTTAACAGACGGCTGCGAGTGGTTTGCTCGCAACTCCCAACCAACGACGAACGCACAAGGTTTACCTGCTCGGCCGGTAACCTATAGCTTGACGCGCTTAAAGATAACGACGAAGTAATGCTAGCACTAGGTAAAACCAGGTAGCGATAGATAGGCTTGAGCAGATGACTTTTTTTGCTTATCTATATCTACTATATGCATGCACGAGAAGAGCATGGTGTTTGGTGGAAGCTTCTCACGCGTGCGGCGATGCGAGCGGAACGCAGTTCTTTGACCCGCCCCGCATCGACCGGCGGACGGAGCAGGACGATTTGGACTCGCCCATCGCGTTCTCGCACGCTAGGTGCCTGGCGAGCCGGGTACGCGTTGTTGGGGTACGACGACGTGTTCGGGGGCGCTGGAATGCTGGATGCTTCATGCCGCGTGCTGGCTGCTGAGTCATGACGCTTGTGTTTTCTTTTTCAGACCCAAAGCGCGACACCTCTCTATGATGATGGCTTCTGGAATTTGTTCTACTCATCTACTCTGTTCGATGCGTATTCGTCCGCCAGGTGAGTTGCAGAATGGTTTTGccgtttttttttttctgatgaaGCACGATGCAAAACCTCGACCTGAACTCCGACTTTCTTATAATAACTATACCGAAAATATGGACAGTCGTACTTGCATCGAATGGTATTTGTATACGAAACAAATGTACCAGTCTCGGTGGAAGATGTATTTGGTTTGCCAAACTGAATCTTTTCCGCAAACAAATTATTCCCGTTCTTCAACAACGAAAACAGCGCAACAGTGGTTACTTTCGGCCCAGAATAAGGTGCCGCCCTCAAATCCTCGCAGACCCAGGCCCAGGTCCAGGCCTGAGGCAGAGAAGAGGGACACGGCTGCTTGCAATGGGCCTATACACCGACTAGGCGACTATTTCTTCCAAAGTGGTTTTCCCCTCTGAACTATTAAGGGGGTGTCTTGGCTCTCTGAGGGGCTTCTCTCGTTTTGGAGGAGTAAAACATGACTTATTCAGAAaaatgtttggcagggctcctcttgAGAAGCCGGAGCTAGAGCCAATGAGGAGCCCTAAAGGCCTGTTTCGGGAACAAGATTTTTTCCCCATGTTTCAAACAGGTCCCAAGATGTTTTTCTCAAACTTCAAAACCAAACTACCTGCTGTCTCGAATCTTGACTTTCATCAAACAAATTATCAGATTGAACAATGGTTAACATGTTGAACAAACTGCTCCTAGTTCACGGGAATTGTTGTTCTATGTCTCTTAGGACAATACAAAGTTCACTTGAAAATGGTACGTTGAAGAGAaaattatttctagtttatgagaAAGTTATATCTTTGGGTAATGCTAGCGCACAGACATCCGATGAGGGTTAATTCCATCGGACGCCCGCCCACATGCCTAACCCGCTCCCATCCGCGCACCCCGCCCCCATCCCCATTCGTTCGCCGACCACCGCCTCGTCGTGCCCCCATTTCCCGGCGCCCTCTGACTCTCCGAACAACATGAAACACGTACAACATGAAACACCTagaacatacacttacaacatacgtgtgtaaacaaatgcaacatccaggtagaacacttgcaacttataacatgaaaacacttgctgcaacagaaggctaaaacagatgaaacattttggaacacacggttgcaacatatgtgtgaaaacatatgcaacatccagatcaaacgcttgcaacacattctcaaaatagatgaaacattttgagcaaacgtttgcaacatgcatctgaaacacttacaacataggcaacatgtgcaacatctctcgatctacttttgcaacattcatatgaaacaatcgcaacatacctctaaacacCTCTAAAATAATTGaagcatacatttgcaacatagggggatAGAGGTTGGACCAGTCGATGGGGTGGGAGCGGGCGGCGAGCGGCTGCGCGCGAGCACCATAGCCACCAGTACCGGGCTTGGCTCGCCGGCGATGGTGGGGGTGGGGGCGAGgatcgccatggccgccggggtGGGGGGAGTTCGGTCGCGGGGGTGAGAGAGGGTGCCGCTGGGGGTGGGGAGGGCGGCGCGTCGAGGTGGGGGAGAACCACCCTTTCCCCTGCAACACCGCTGCGCCACCTCCATGGTTGTCGTGAGGGGGCGAGTGGATCTCGCCAGAGTGGAGGAGAGGGCCGTCGGATCTGTAGGCGTTGGGGGCTCCCAATGGGGGAGGACGCCGAGCGTAGAAAGGGGTAAGGATGGAAGGAGGAAGCGAAGGGATACATTTTTTTAATATACAGGCAGGCGAGAGCGAGCGTCGGGGGGTGAAAAGCCGTCCAAGACGTTTGTGCGGTCCATCATACGCCCGACAGGTAGCATTTCGTATATATCCTTATACGGGAAAAATGTTCCAGGTTCATGGAATTGTTCTTGTTCCATGTAAAACGGATTTCAATTTCAAAGGAAAAAAGATATTCGTCCttagtaaaatattttttttgtagtACTACAATAAGTATGATTACTGCTACTTATTTGAAACCAATATTTCCCTGAACATTGCTAGTGTCCCATATAGAAAGAATAAATATGAAACCAAAAGgaataagaaaataaaaagaaagagagaaaataaataaatttggAAAAGAAATGCGTGAAAGGTAATGGGCTAATGGCCCGGGAGAAGTCCCGTACGGGTGCACTCCGCCTGGGCCGAACAATCCTGCTGGGCTACGGCCGCCGCCGCATCCGACATCCGGTTACCCTTCATCAGCCCGCGTGCGCTCTCCTCTGTCTCTCTCCTGGTCTCCCCCTCTCCTGCGACGACAGGGTGgggctaccgccgccgccgccgccctacgcaGGTGCCGAGGCCTTCGTCGGTCTCTTCGCCGTCGACGAGCACCCGCTAGGTACTCCACCCTTCTGTTCCCTGCCTATTGTGCGAAACTGAAGCTCCCAAACTCTTAACCTAGAGCTATTTGGTTATTTGATGCCTTTAATGGGTCCTCCCGTGAGTGCTGATCTGACGATACTGTTTATCTGACTGTTCTGCTACCTTGCATTGTTGTTGAATTGTGCAATTTAGAAGATATAGTGGGGTTAGATGTTGGGCCGATTATGAATTTATGATAGCCTAAGCTGGTATTAGTTTTGTTTGGGGTCCTAGAACATTGAGCTGATGCTGTGTGATGTGTTTGTTTGATCTAGATTTCCGAATTGATGATTCCATGAGTCATGAtctgttttatcaaaaaaaaagaatgatatgttgttgatcttgtcatttttgtgcttCAGAGATGCAGGATAGAATGAGACGGCAGGGGCAATACGGTGAAGCAGATATCAACTCTATGGTTGCTGCCCAGTTGCATCACTACCAGGCACAGCAAAGGGTACAGCAACACCCTGAGAATAGCTACAGTGGAAGAGACCCTGCGCAAGCTTCTGGGGAGCATCACTACACTCCCCCGAAGGTGAGACAGAGTCAATGGGATCGAGGTGGACCAAACGTCCCAAGCCAGGTTCCGTCATATGCATATAACGAAGGCATGTACTGCTGCTTAATTTGataattttacatcttttcttttccttttttcaaATGGCCCCTTCTTCATCTCTTGCAAAATATAATACTAGTTGCAGTTGGACACCCTATATCTTTGATTGGAGGGATACAAAACTTTTTTGATTGGAGGGATAAAAAACTATTACTTACTACTTACAGTTCTGTAATATCATGCTGACTGTTAGTGATACAGCCCAAGGTGCTGGACGTGCACAATCCTTTTACGATGGCAAGAGATCTGATTCAAAGGTTGGTCTAGAAAAGCAGCCCAGCAAGGAATCTAGGGACCAACCTCATACTGaccggactgaaacaagatacgAGAATTATAATCTTCCTCGGACATTTGAAGGTCTTGAACAAAGTTTTCACGAAGACATTATTTTGCTATCCAAGGAACTACAGGATGCAGAGGATGCTGAAAATTCTAGACACATGGAGGTATGCCAAATGCatagtatttttttctttggTATGTGAATACTGAAGGTATGGATGATTCCACCATATGCTGATCTAGCAAGAGTAGTATAGCAGTATAAAGTATTAACAGTTTGTCATTTCTCCTCCTGATTTTTTGTTGtagactaaaaggctttgttgttgcttGCTGTggttaccccccccccccccccacacacacacaccaccaccacacacacccacccacccacccacccattgACATGAGGTCTTTATCCATTTGTCAAGAGGATTTAATATCATTGTCTATTTCAATTTTGGTATGGCTGGCCATGTGCAAGCGGGTAAACTGCTACTTTTATGCCgctgggttttctttttgtgTCTTGTAGGTTGGTCTattctatgcacattctcaatcATTCTAACATATCAGCTTAGATCCACCATTATTTATATTAGTCACTAAGTATGCCTAAGCAGATTTAACATTCAGTTCTTACCTATACAATGTATATAGAATATCTTGTTCAGAGAAGTATGATAATATATCCTCAACTAGAAAGTTAGCATGGCTCACATACTAAATTCAAATGGTTGTCTTCCCCCTCAGGCTTATTTGGATACATCCTTTATCTCCCAATTTTCATTTGGATTGGAGTAGAAAAAGAACTAATTTCCACTTAAATCCCGCCCAATATGTATGGGTTGGAAGAGATTATCATGTTCCCAAATGAGGCCTTCATATGGTTGTCCATATATTCATTGGCTTACACTATTGTTGTGATTTAAGGGGTCTTCATGGGTTGATTTATTTCTATAGTAGCGAACAAATCAGCTATTTGAAGGTGTTGATGCATGAACTCAAATTCCGTACTTCACTTAGAAACATTGTTGTATGCTTGATAATAAAGGTATGAATTTATAATAGTCAATGTGTTAACTGTGGAAAATGGAAGTTGCCACAAGGATATAATAAAAATGTTGTCACCCTCACAGGACTCTGGAGTCTGGAGTTAAATATGGTTGAGCAACATCTGTTTGTAGTTGTGATCTATTGATTCAGTAGTTTTATACATTTATTGAACTAAGACAACCATCATTCCATGTTTCTTATGTCTGTCTACAGAGATTGAAGGAGATAAATACACAATACCAGGAGAAACTATTAGCACTTCGAGCTCGTCAAGCGAACTATAGAGATGAGTTCCTGCATAAGGAATCTCTAGCACGCCAGCAACAATACCAGCACGCCAGCATGAGCCATTATGCCAATAAGTCCACGGCTGGGGAACAGCATGGTTATCACCCAACAGCATTGCCTGGGGAGCAGCACGGTTATAATCCTACATCAGCAGGCACACCTCCTGTTGCTGCTGGAGGTGCTTACGGAGAGGCTCATCGGGGTTATGCATCTGGCCAGTATGAATCCTTTAGCGATCGTCCAGATTACCCAGAGTTCCATGGTGGGGGCAGAGGTCGTGGTCGTGGTTCTGAACACCGTGGTCAATACCCTGGTGCTCGTGCTTATAACTCTGGTGGCCGGCAATTCTAGGTATGCTTTGAAGAACGATCTGTCGTCACTCTGTCAGGCGGGCTCATATCACCTGATGTCAGCGTGCCGTGCCTTGCGGTATTAGAAGCTTGGTGTTGCAACCTCCTGGAAACCTAAGCGTTCATAAAACTTGTTCTACAGTTCGAGGTTACTGGTATGAGAGCAATGAACTACTTTTATGGTTTTGCCAGAGTTCATTCTGGTTGTAATTTGTAGATGAACGAGAGAATATTGTCTTTGCTGTTTCTCTGCTATTCATGTTATATCATCTCGGAAGCAATAAAATTTCAACCTCTTTATATAGTTTCAAAATGACAAAGCTATAGTAGCTTCTAGCATCAGAGTGATGATCATATGCCACTGATTTGCACTACTTGTGATTGTGAAACATCTACTTTTGAAAAGGCTAGTAAAAACTGATTCCGCTTATTCTGGCGCTTGGCACAACAGAAACCTGTAAAACAGGATATGCAAACAGCGCCATATATAAACATCAGCTCTGCATATGCTGTAAAATTTAGTTGCATCATTTAGTTGGCAAGCAATTTGCAGCGCAGTCCTTCAAAATGCATTTTAACAATATCAAGAACATTCAACTGGGATTTTGCAGTGAAGTGGGACAAAAGAAAATAACTTTTGCACCTCTGGTACAACGAAGACTACTAAAATATATAAGTACTAGAGACCCAACTTACAACGACGAAGCAACTAGCTGTACACAAAGCAAGGCAATATTATATTCTCTTCACAAGCTACTTAGCCCTTCAGATCCTCATCCGTTCTCTGTTTTTACTTCCCTAAAGTATTACAGGAGGATGCTCCAGACTCCAGCGAGGTAGTGGACATCTGTAGCCAGCAATCCTCCCTACTTACTTGCCAGCTTTTTCACTGAGCCCTTGGCCTCTTGAAGTTCTTCTAATACAGTCACAGCCTGATCCATGCCAGGCCTGCATCGTGCGTCCATCGACAAGCATTGCAGTGcgagggctgccatcttctgagccgCAGGAAGGGAATACTGGGAACCCAGCCTTGAGTCCAGGACATGGATGACCCTCCTCTTGTTGGTGATGTAAGGTCTAGCCCACTCCACCAGATTGTGCTGACCAGGCGGGCGGTTCTTGTCCAGAGCACGCTGCCCAGACAGCAACTCCAAAAGAACAACACCGTAGCTGTACACATCGCTCTTCGCGGTCAAATGGCCTGTGTACCATTAGGGTAGGCAATATAAGTTGCCGTAAATTATACATATGCATATCATTTGATTTGACTTCTAACATTAGAGCATGTGCGAAAATTTGTAGGTTAAAGAACAAGTTGCAAGCAATTGAGTAATCAGGATGTGTGTGTTGACTTGAGTACCACAATTCCTGATTTCATGGTAGTTCATACATGAAACCAGCTGGAGAATTTAGTATATTTTTATGGACTAACCAAAGGTATGGCAACCATAAAGTACCATTCAAGTAGCATAACGTGGCGCTTCAATTTTTCTCCTTTACAGGATGGCATACATCATACACTTCATTCTTTAGTTTTTATATCATAAGGCGCACATGAACGAGACAAGAAATACTAATCTATAAGGATAGTACAGCGACATACTGTGCTTCTTTGCCCCCCACCCctccaaaaaataaataaattatatgATAGTATATGAGTTGCTTTAAACAAATGGCCCATCAAAGCACAGTGCAAAATCATGACATATAAAAATATAAGTAAAGGAATCTAACTAAATGGCATGGATACAATCAGTATCCTTGTCTTGCAAAATATATGTTTCTCAGCTATAGAGATATGATGGaagaataaaaaagaaaaaaatagaaagacACACAATGAAATAAATAGATCAATAAAAAAGAAAGTTATGATGAAAGAAGAAAGTTTCATCTACCCACTCTCAGTATAGCCATTATAATGCATCAAAATAACAGCGAAACAATATGATATATTATTGGCCGCCAAATCATGTTACAAAGATTACCTGTTGCAAGATATTCAGGGGCAGCATATCCTTGTGTCCCCATGACCCTAGTAGAAACATGACTTTTATCACCACTTGGACCGTCTTTTGCCAGACCAAAATCAGACAATTTTGCATTGTATTCCTGTAAAAGGTTAAATAAAGAATTTCGAATCTTTAGATAAAAGTTCATTTGAATTGCACATATTGAAAGAATGGTTTGCAAGCAGACCGAGTCGAGAAGAATATTGGAGGTCTTGAAATCGCGGTAAATAACTTTAGCCTGGTCGCCATGCAGGAAAGCAAGACCTCTGGCAGCTTCAAGCGCAACCTTCATGCGTAAGTTCCATGGGAGAGGTTGGAAGTTCGAGCTCCCTGTAATATCATAGCATTCAGTCCTTTTCATAAAGCAAGAAGCCAAGAATGAAGGGATATCGCAAAAGAACACAAGAGAGCCTACTCCTGAAAAGATGATGCTCCAAGCTCCCTCTTGGCATGTACTCATACACAAGAAGCCGTTGCTCGTCCTCCAAGCAGTACCCAATAAGTTTTACAAGATTAGGGTGGGATAACTGCCCTAGGTAATTGACCTCAGCCTGCAAAGTTATCGCAGATACAAATTAAAGCCACCTATGACTGAGAGTCAAACAAACACAACAGGAGTGGAGAGACACCAACCAGCCATTCTCTGTGCCCTTGGAAGCTGTCGAGCTTGAGCTTCTTCACCGCGACAATCATCCCAGTGCCCGGTTTCACAGGCGCAAGCGTGCGCTCATCCATCCATCCCTTGAACACAGAGCCAAAGCCTCCCTCCCCGAGCAGGCTGTCCGGCCTGAAGTTCCTCGTGGAGCCTTTCAGTTCACTGAATGTGAACTTGCGAACATTCGACGACTCCAGGATCTCTGTCTCCGTACGGGGAGTTGGTGGCACC
It encodes:
- the LOC136547631 gene encoding uncharacterized protein; the encoded protein is MQDRMRRQGQYGEADINSMVAAQLHHYQAQQRVQQHPENSYSGRDPAQASGEHHYTPPKVRQSQWDRGGPNVPSQVPSYAYNEAQGAGRAQSFYDGKRSDSKVGLEKQPSKESRDQPHTDRTETRYENYNLPRTFEGLEQSFHEDIILLSKELQDAEDAENSRHMERLKEINTQYQEKLLALRARQANYRDEFLHKESLARQQQYQHASMSHYANKSTAGEQHGYHPTALPGEQHGYNPTSAGTPPVAAGGAYGEAHRGYASGQYESFSDRPDYPEFHGGGRGRGRGSEHRGQYPGARAYNSGGRQF
- the LOC136547623 gene encoding receptor-like cytoplasmic kinase 176, yielding MGNCAGVEGNAEINPSFSAPNSSGTGSKNSSKNATDTSTFGTKTSGSSSSVPPTPRTETEILESSNVRKFTFSELKGSTRNFRPDSLLGEGGFGSVFKGWMDERTLAPVKPGTGMIVAVKKLKLDSFQGHREWLAEVNYLGQLSHPNLVKLIGYCLEDEQRLLVYEYMPRGSLEHHLFRRSSNFQPLPWNLRMKVALEAARGLAFLHGDQAKVIYRDFKTSNILLDSEYNAKLSDFGLAKDGPSGDKSHVSTRVMGTQGYAAPEYLATGHLTAKSDVYSYGVVLLELLSGQRALDKNRPPGQHNLVEWARPYITNKRRVIHVLDSRLGSQYSLPAAQKMAALALQCLSMDARCRPGMDQAVTVLEELQEAKGSVKKLASK